One region of Peribacillus simplex genomic DNA includes:
- a CDS encoding sensor histidine kinase, whose product MKITTKINLITTAWILCVLVAVNAVVFFSFMKITVNMEEDILIHKAQNVIAEIHMDDTPHELNKKLTTYLTNHSFIRIIQPDSKIRGEVSSDHYLLTKFKGEFSTNQEAQRSTIKQEHKEEQILIVRVPIQSKGIVVGTLEIGDRLLGLELGKDVLLSILTFCTLLGAGLSLLGGRWLSSVIMRPISNMINTMEDIEQSGIPKKIIIQQDTKDELQKMAVTFNRMMNRLDVNLDKQRQFISDASHEIKTPLTIIKSYADLLRRRRIKSEEKALDVINVIHSEATRIQKMTERLLELADTEMENSLDIKSVNIITLCENVFKQFKEVYGREINFHYQEDTIMITADELKIKQVIIILLDNAIKYSTDKIDVYVEDQSYSTVIRVKDYGIGIPEHEMENIFERFYRVDKARSRETGGTGLGLSIAKNIMNQHNGEIKVASIDGIGTEVVLSLPKR is encoded by the coding sequence ATGAAAATTACAACAAAAATTAACCTGATTACTACGGCTTGGATACTCTGTGTGTTGGTTGCGGTCAATGCTGTTGTATTTTTTTCGTTTATGAAGATTACTGTAAATATGGAAGAGGATATATTAATTCATAAAGCGCAAAATGTCATTGCTGAAATACATATGGATGATACGCCCCATGAATTAAACAAAAAATTAACCACATATTTGACGAATCATTCATTTATAAGGATCATTCAACCTGATTCTAAAATCAGAGGCGAAGTGTCCAGCGACCATTATTTGCTTACGAAATTTAAAGGGGAATTTTCTACTAACCAAGAAGCGCAAAGAAGCACAATTAAACAAGAGCATAAAGAAGAACAAATATTAATCGTTAGGGTTCCTATCCAATCCAAAGGTATAGTTGTTGGAACTTTAGAAATTGGAGATAGATTACTAGGTCTGGAATTAGGGAAGGATGTATTACTTTCCATACTCACATTTTGTACCCTATTAGGGGCGGGGCTATCGCTGCTAGGCGGCAGGTGGTTATCGAGTGTAATTATGAGACCAATTTCCAATATGATTAATACGATGGAGGATATTGAACAAAGCGGTATTCCGAAAAAAATCATCATCCAACAGGATACAAAAGATGAACTGCAAAAAATGGCTGTTACTTTCAATCGGATGATGAACAGGTTGGATGTGAATTTGGATAAACAGAGGCAATTCATTTCAGATGCTTCACATGAAATAAAAACTCCGCTAACGATAATAAAAAGTTATGCCGATCTCTTGCGCCGCCGCCGGATAAAAAGTGAAGAAAAGGCATTGGATGTTATAAATGTAATTCATTCAGAGGCAACCCGAATTCAGAAAATGACGGAAAGGCTGCTGGAATTAGCCGATACGGAAATGGAAAATTCTTTAGATATTAAATCAGTGAATATAATAACTTTATGCGAGAACGTGTTTAAACAATTCAAAGAGGTCTATGGGCGAGAAATAAATTTTCATTATCAAGAAGATACCATTATGATTACAGCAGATGAATTGAAGATAAAACAGGTGATTATTATCCTTTTAGATAACGCAATCAAATATAGTACAGACAAAATTGATGTGTATGTAGAGGATCAGTCATATTCTACGGTCATTCGGGTAAAAGATTATGGGATTGGCATTCCTGAGCATGAAATGGAAAATATCTTCGAACGATTTTACCGGGTGGATAAGGCTAGAAGCCGGGAGACAGGCGGAACAGGGCTAGGTTTGTCGATAGCCAAAAATATAATGAATCAACATAATGGGGAAATTAAAGTGGCCAGTATCGACGGAATAGGAACAGAGGTGGTATTATCCTTACCGAAAAGGTAA
- a CDS encoding response regulator transcription factor, translated as MKQRILVVEDEIQIATILKIELEYEGYEVLLAHTGKSGLEAALQENLDLVLLDVMLPELNGIEVLRRIRNENSLLPIILLTARNITMDKVAGLDQGANDYITKPFEIDELLARIRSAIRHNSIAANALREEETILSIKDLFINLDTREVKRGDSSIALTPKEFDLLIYLLSNKNKIVTRENILMNVWGYEYEGETNVIDVYIRHLRKKTEEGFSDPTIIQTVRGIGYTIREK; from the coding sequence ATGAAACAGCGTATTCTGGTTGTAGAAGATGAAATCCAGATAGCGACGATATTAAAGATAGAACTCGAATATGAGGGGTATGAGGTGCTTCTTGCCCATACCGGCAAGTCGGGGTTGGAAGCTGCATTACAAGAAAATTTAGATTTAGTACTTTTAGATGTTATGTTACCTGAGCTGAATGGCATTGAAGTTTTAAGAAGGATCCGAAATGAGAACTCATTACTGCCAATCATCCTCTTAACAGCTCGCAATATTACAATGGATAAGGTAGCAGGACTAGATCAAGGGGCAAATGACTATATAACGAAGCCCTTTGAAATCGATGAGTTATTGGCAAGAATACGTTCAGCTATACGTCATAATTCAATAGCTGCAAATGCTTTGAGAGAAGAGGAAACGATCTTATCAATAAAAGATTTATTCATTAATCTCGATACTAGAGAGGTTAAGAGGGGGGATTCTTCCATAGCGTTAACCCCAAAGGAATTTGATCTACTCATTTATTTACTATCCAATAAAAACAAAATCGTGACGCGGGAAAATATCCTGATGAATGTATGGGGTTATGAGTATGAAGGGGAGACAAATGTAATCGATGTGTATATCCGCCATTTAAGAAAGAAAACGGAAGAAGGTTTTTCTGACCCGACAATCATTCAGACGGTAAGAGGAATTGGTTATACTATAAGGGAGAAATAA
- the modA gene encoding molybdate ABC transporter substrate-binding protein, with amino-acid sequence MKKIYFMIFSIMLLVTVGTGCSNDEAENTEMKAEQVELTVSAAVSLQDALNDIKDSFEKENVNVKVNYNFGASGALQQQISQGAPVDLFFSAAEDKFDQLVDEDLIEEKNGIDLVGNKLVLVVPKDSDKAMESLEDLKKATKISIGTPESVPAGQYAKQTLENMNLWKEVEDRLIYAKDVRQVLTYVETGNVDAGLVYKTDAMNSSKVDIVATAKEDLHDPIIYPVGIINNSSHRKEAQLFYDYLQSVDSDKVFEKYGFEDLD; translated from the coding sequence TTGAAAAAAATATACTTTATGATTTTTTCGATTATGCTGCTTGTGACAGTGGGGACAGGGTGTTCAAATGATGAAGCGGAAAACACAGAAATGAAGGCGGAGCAAGTGGAATTGACGGTTTCCGCAGCTGTAAGTTTGCAAGATGCTTTAAATGATATAAAAGATTCATTTGAAAAAGAGAATGTAAATGTGAAAGTTAATTATAACTTTGGAGCCTCGGGAGCTCTTCAGCAGCAAATTTCCCAAGGCGCACCTGTGGACCTGTTTTTCTCAGCTGCTGAAGATAAATTTGATCAATTAGTAGATGAAGATCTTATTGAAGAGAAAAACGGGATCGATTTAGTCGGCAATAAACTGGTGCTGGTGGTGCCAAAGGATTCCGATAAGGCAATGGAATCCTTGGAAGACCTAAAAAAGGCTACTAAAATTTCGATCGGTACGCCAGAGTCTGTACCGGCAGGGCAGTATGCTAAACAAACATTGGAAAACATGAATCTCTGGAAAGAGGTTGAAGATAGATTGATATATGCCAAGGATGTCCGGCAAGTGCTTACATATGTGGAAACAGGAAACGTGGACGCGGGACTCGTTTATAAAACGGATGCCATGAACTCATCAAAAGTTGATATCGTTGCAACGGCTAAGGAAGATTTACACGATCCGATCATTTATCCGGTAGGAATAATCAATAATAGTTCACACCGAAAGGAAGCACAGCTATTTTACGACTATCTTCAAAGTGTAGATTCTGACAAGGTTTTTGAAAAATATGGATTTGAAGATTTGGACTAA